The Rhodothermus marinus DSM 4252 DNA segment GAGCTGCATCTGGGGAACTACTTCGGGGCGATTCGCCAGCACCTGGAGCTGCATGAGCGGTACGAATCGTACTTCTTCATCGTCAACTACCATGCCCTGACGACCATTCACGACCGGGAGGCGCTGCGGCGCTATACGTTTGAAGCCGCCCTTACCTATCTGGCGCTGGGCTTCAAGCCCGAAAAGGCTGCACTCTTCGTGCAGAGCGACGTGCCCGAGGTGACCGAGCTGGCCTGGATCTTCTACAACCTGGTACCGGTCTCCACGCTTGAAAAGGGCGTGGCCTACAAGGACAAGGTGGCCCAGGGCCTGCCGGCCAATGCCGGGCTTTTCAACTACCCTGTGCTGCAGGCGGCCGACATCCTGATCTACGGAGGCACGCTCGTGCCCGTCGGCGCCGATCAGAAGCAGAACATCGAGATCTGCCGCGACATCGCGCAGCGCTTCAACCGGACGTTCTGCCCGCCGGATCGGTCGCTGTTTCCCATCCCGGAGCCGCTCATTCGGGAGGAGGTGGCCGTGGTCCCGGGCATCGACGGGCGGAAAATGTCGAAAAGCTACGGCAACACGATCGGCATCTTCGACGAGGGCAAGACGCTGCGCAAGAAGGTGATGTCGATCGTGACCGACTCGACGCCGCTCGAGGCGCCGAAGGATCCGGAGCGCTGCAATGTGTTTGCGCTGATCAAACTGTTCGCCGACGAAGAAACGCGCAACCGGATCGCCGAAGCCTACCGGCGGGGCGGCTACGGCTACGGCGACGCCAAGAAGGAGCTGATCCGGCTCATCGACGAGCACTTTGCCGAGGCGCGTGAGC contains these protein-coding regions:
- the trpS gene encoding tryptophan--tRNA ligase — translated: MSTATTATAPHTVQPAGAATRTIVVSGIQPSGELHLGNYFGAIRQHLELHERYESYFFIVNYHALTTIHDREALRRYTFEAALTYLALGFKPEKAALFVQSDVPEVTELAWIFYNLVPVSTLEKGVAYKDKVAQGLPANAGLFNYPVLQAADILIYGGTLVPVGADQKQNIEICRDIAQRFNRTFCPPDRSLFPIPEPLIREEVAVVPGIDGRKMSKSYGNTIGIFDEGKTLRKKVMSIVTDSTPLEAPKDPERCNVFALIKLFADEETRNRIAEAYRRGGYGYGDAKKELIRLIDEHFAEARERRRELLKHPDYVMDVLREGARKGRRRAQEMMEQVRDLVGLNYATYRSEAS